The genomic stretch CTGGCGCATTAGTCGATTGTAACTTAACATTCAGAATTGATTTGATAAACGAGTTAGCTCTGCCTAAGGCTCACTCTGATAGAACTAGAGTATCTTCAGGAGCCCACCCAATCCAAAGTCCCTCGCCTTTTTTTGGACGGATGGAACTTCGGCTGAGGTTCGTGAGTGTTGCACATAAAAAAGGACCCGCATCCGTCTTCAGGTACACATGGCTCTCACTTCC from SAR324 cluster bacterium encodes the following:
- a CDS encoding TOBE domain-containing protein, producing FERVSSKLHLAVRPEKLRISSEILPSSYFSFPGEVDAVVYHGSESHVYLKTDAGPFLCATLTNLSRSSIRPKKGEGLWIGWAPEDTLVLSE